A region of Silurus meridionalis isolate SWU-2019-XX chromosome 13, ASM1480568v1, whole genome shotgun sequence DNA encodes the following proteins:
- the LOC124395625 gene encoding histone-lysine N-methyltransferase PRDM9-like: MTPCSPVGSLGEVESTRINEEPCESNTHNELKIIYIKEEEPEEDEYLYCEDCRCFFYNKCEVHGPALFIHDTPVPLGVTDRARQTLPRGLEVRQSHIPGAGLGVFNGGDTVPVGAHFGPYQGELVDKEEAMSSGYSWVISRNGQCEQYINARRETYANWMRYVNCSRNDEEQNLVGFQYRGGIMYRCCRPIRPGQELLVWYDEEYAQDLGITFDFLWSRKCSANELMEVLQLFSCSICHLTFTAQSYLHRHIRRCHPEEYVRMLQEKAIKSENLESMSSSSGDHGSSWYSNTSQEEMHECPDCGMSFSLVSHLEIHQRVHTGEKPYPCSQCGKSFTQQSNLRTHVRIHTGEKPYQCSHCSKSFTHRSSLHLHQRIHTGERPYRCLYCDKSFVQQSAFQQHQRIHTGEKPYQCSLCGKSFTQMSSLQLHQSTHTGERPYQCSHCGKSFARQSHLHTHQTTHTEEKPYRCSQCNKSFTLRSQLQAHARIHTRDKPYPCSHCGKNFPFLSHLQIHERSHTGEKPFHCSACGKSFIDRGTLKTHQRIHTGERPYRCSACGKTFTQRSSLQRHQRLHTGDTPHQCLPCGRGFHDLNTFQTHVCTNQQA; this comes from the exons ATGACTCCATGCTCACCAGTG GGTTCTCTTGGCGAGGTCGAGAGCACGCGGATAAACGAGGAACCCTGCGAAAGCAACACGCACAACGAACTGAAAATCATCTACATCAAAGAGGAAGAACCTGAGGAAGATGAGTATCTCT ACTGTGAGGACTGCAGATGCTTTTTCTACAACAAGTGTGAAGTTCATGGTCCAGCTCTCTTCATACATGATACCCCAGTTCCCCTGGGAGTCACTGACCGAGCCAGGCAGACTCTTCCTCGTGGTCTCGAGGTCAGACAGTCCCATATTCCTGGAGCAGGTCTGGGAGTGTTTAATGGAGGAGACACTGTTCCAGTAGGTGCTCACTTTGGGCCGTATCAGGGAGAACTGGTAGATAAAGAGGAAGCCATGAGCAGTGGATACTCCTGGGTG ATCTCCAGGAATGGACAGTGTGAGCAATACATCAATGCCAGAAGAGAGACGTATGCTAACTGGATGAG GTATGTGAACTGCTCACGTAATGATGAAGAACAGAACCTGGTTGGGTTCCAGTATCGAGGTGGGATCATGTACCGCTGCTGTCGCCCCATAAGACCAGGACAGGAGCTGTTGGTGTGGTACGATGAGGAGTACGCTCAGGATCTCGGAATCACCTTCGACTTTCTTTGGAGCAGAAAGTGCTCTGCAAATG AATTGATGGAAGTTCTGCAGCTCTTCTCCTGCTCCATATGTCACCTTACCTTCACTGCTCAGTCCTACCTCCACCGACACATTAGGAGGTGCCACCCCGAAGAATATGTGAGGATGTTGCAAGAAAAAGCGATCAAATCCGAGAACCTGGAGAGCATGAGCAGCTCCAGCGGCGATCATGGATCTTCATGGTACAGTAACACGTCTCAGGAAGAAATGCACGAGTGCCCGGATTGCGGGATGAGTTTTAGTTTAGTGAGCCACCTGGAGATACACCAGCGCGTCCACACGGGGGAGAAACCGTATCCGTGctcacagtgtgggaagagttttactcagcAGAGCAATCTCCGAACCCACGTACGCATCCATACGGGAGAGAAACCCTACCAGTGCTCACACTGCAGCAAGAGCTTTACGCATCGCAGTAGCCTCCATCTGCACCAGCGCATCCACACGGGAGAGCGGCCGTACCGCTGCTTATACTGCGACAAGAGCTTTGTACAGCAGAGCGCCTTCCAGCAGCACCAGCGCATTCACACCGGAGAGAAACCATACCAGTGTTCGCTGTGTGGGAAGAGCTTCACTCAGATGAGCTCGCTCCAGCTGCACCAGAGCACCCACACGGGAGAACGTCCATATCAGTGCTCACACTGCGGGAAGAGCTTCGCCCGCCAGAgtcaccttcacacacaccaaACCACTCACACCGAGGAGAAGCCGTACCGCTGCTCACAGTGCAACAAGAGCTTCACGCTCCGGAGTCAGCTCCAAGCCCACGCCCGCATTCACACCAGAGACAAGCCGTACCCCTGCTCACACTGTGGGAAGAACTTTCCGTTCCTCAGCCATCTCCAGATCCACGAGCGCAGTCACACGGGAGAGAAACCTTTCCACTGCTCGGCCTGCGGGAAAAGTTTCATCGACCGTGGAACTCTCAAAACGCACCAGCGCATCCACACGGGAGAGAGACCATACCGCTGCTCGGCCTGTGGGAAAACCTTCACTCAGAGGAGTTCGCTCCAGAGACACCAGCGACTTCACACCGGGGACACGCCGCACCAGTGTCTGCCCTGTGGGCGGGGCTTCCACGATTTAAATACGTTTCAAACACACGTGTGCACAAATCAACAAGCTTGA